In one window of Macaca thibetana thibetana isolate TM-01 chromosome 5, ASM2454274v1, whole genome shotgun sequence DNA:
- the TRIML1 gene encoding probable E3 ubiquitin-protein ligase TRIML1 isoform X1, whose product MSSLEKMSTADLMENLREELTCFICLDYFSSPVTTECGHSFCLVCLLRSWEEHNTPLSCPECWRTLEGPHFQPNERLGRLASIARQLRSQVLQSEDEQSSYGRMPAAAKALSDDEQGGSVFAVQSHGVNRVHLSSEAEEHHREKLQEILNLLCIRRKEAQAVLTHEKERVKLCQEETKTCKQVVVSEYMKMHQFLKEEEQLQLQLLEQEERENMRKLRNNEIKLTQQIRGLSKMIGQMESSSQSSALESLEEVRGALERSEPLLLQCPEATTTELSLCRITGMKEMLRKFSTEITLDPATANAYLVLSEDLKSVKYGGSRQQLPDNPERFDQSATVLGAQIFTSGRHYWEVEVGNKTEWEVGICKDSVSRKGNLPKPPGDLFSLIGLKIGDDYSLWVSSPLKGQHVREPVCKVGVFLDYESGHIAFYNGTDESLIYSFPPASFQEALRPIFSPCLPNEGTNTDPLTICSLNSHV is encoded by the exons ATGTCCAGCCTTGAGAAAATGTCTACAGCAGATTTGATGGAGAATCTCAGGGAAGAACTCACCTGTTTCATCTGCTTGGACTATTTTAGCAGCCCAGTGACCACCGAGTGTGGGCACAGCTTTTGTCTGGTGTGTCTCCTCCGGAGCTGGGAGGAACATAACACACCTTTATCTTGTCCTGAGTGCTGGAGGACCTTGGAGGGCCCGCATTTCCAGCCGAATGAGCGTCTGGGGAGGCTGGCCAGCATCGCCAGGCAGCTCCGGTCCCAGGTGCTGCAGAGCGAGGATGAGCAGAGCAGCTACGGGAGGATGCCCGCTGCTGCCAAGGCGCTCTCCGATGACGAGCAGGGTGGAAGTGTCTTCGCAGTCCAGAGCCATGGTGTAAACAGAGTGCACCTCTCCAGCGAGGCTGAGGAGCATCACAGG GAGAAACTTCAGGAAATCCTGAATCTTTTGTGTATAAGGAGAAAGGAAGCTCAGGCTGTACTAACCCACGAGAAGGAGAGAGTGAAACTGTGCCAG GAAGAAACAAAGACTTGCAAACAGGTTGTTGTGTCAGAATACATGAAAATGCACCAGTTCCTGAAGGAAGAGGAGCAGCTGCAACTCCAGCTACTagaacaggaagagagagagaacatgaggaaactgaggaacaacGAGATCAAATTGACCCAGCAAATCAGAGGCCTGAGCAAAATGATCGGACAGATGGAGTCTTCCAGTCAAAGCTCGGCTTTAGAATCTCTTGAG GAAGTGAGAGGAGCCCTGGAAAG GAGCGAGCCACTCTTGCTTCAGTGTCCAGAGGCCACCACCACAGAGCTGAGTCTGTGCCGCATCACGGGAATGAAGGAGATGCTAAGAAAATTCAGCA CGGAGATAACGCTGGACCCAGCCACAGCCAATGCCTATCTCGTGCTGTCCGAGGATCTGAAGAGTGTGAAATACGGGGGAAGCAGACAGCAGCTACCTGACAACCCGGAAAGATTTGACCAGTCTGCGACCGTGCTGGGCGCTCAGATCTTCACCAGTGGGAGACActactgggaggtggaggtgggaaacAAGACGGAGTGGGAAGTGGGCATCTGCAAGGACTCGGTGAGCCGAAAGGGGAACCTCCCCAAGCCGCCCGGGGACCTGTTCTCACTGATCGGTTTAAAAATCGGAGACGATTACAGCCTCTGGGTCTCGTCCCCTCTGAAGGGTCAGCACGTCAGAGAGCCTGTGTGTAAGGTTGGTGTCTTCCTGGACTATGAGTCTGGACATATAGCATTCTACAACGGGACGGATGAGTCCCTCATCTACAGCTTCCCGCCGGCTTCTTTCCAAGAGGCTCTCAGGCCAATCTTTTCCCCCTGCCTCCCAAATGAGGGGACAAACACAGACCCTCTCACCATCTGCTCACTCAACAGCCACGTCTGA
- the TRIML1 gene encoding probable E3 ubiquitin-protein ligase TRIML1 isoform X2, producing the protein MPAAAKALSDDEQGGSVFAVQSHGVNRVHLSSEAEEHHREKLQEILNLLCIRRKEAQAVLTHEKERVKLCQEETKTCKQVVVSEYMKMHQFLKEEEQLQLQLLEQEERENMRKLRNNEIKLTQQIRGLSKMIGQMESSSQSSALESLEEVRGALERSEPLLLQCPEATTTELSLCRITGMKEMLRKFSTEITLDPATANAYLVLSEDLKSVKYGGSRQQLPDNPERFDQSATVLGAQIFTSGRHYWEVEVGNKTEWEVGICKDSVSRKGNLPKPPGDLFSLIGLKIGDDYSLWVSSPLKGQHVREPVCKVGVFLDYESGHIAFYNGTDESLIYSFPPASFQEALRPIFSPCLPNEGTNTDPLTICSLNSHV; encoded by the exons ATGCCCGCTGCTGCCAAGGCGCTCTCCGATGACGAGCAGGGTGGAAGTGTCTTCGCAGTCCAGAGCCATGGTGTAAACAGAGTGCACCTCTCCAGCGAGGCTGAGGAGCATCACAGG GAGAAACTTCAGGAAATCCTGAATCTTTTGTGTATAAGGAGAAAGGAAGCTCAGGCTGTACTAACCCACGAGAAGGAGAGAGTGAAACTGTGCCAG GAAGAAACAAAGACTTGCAAACAGGTTGTTGTGTCAGAATACATGAAAATGCACCAGTTCCTGAAGGAAGAGGAGCAGCTGCAACTCCAGCTACTagaacaggaagagagagagaacatgaggaaactgaggaacaacGAGATCAAATTGACCCAGCAAATCAGAGGCCTGAGCAAAATGATCGGACAGATGGAGTCTTCCAGTCAAAGCTCGGCTTTAGAATCTCTTGAG GAAGTGAGAGGAGCCCTGGAAAG GAGCGAGCCACTCTTGCTTCAGTGTCCAGAGGCCACCACCACAGAGCTGAGTCTGTGCCGCATCACGGGAATGAAGGAGATGCTAAGAAAATTCAGCA CGGAGATAACGCTGGACCCAGCCACAGCCAATGCCTATCTCGTGCTGTCCGAGGATCTGAAGAGTGTGAAATACGGGGGAAGCAGACAGCAGCTACCTGACAACCCGGAAAGATTTGACCAGTCTGCGACCGTGCTGGGCGCTCAGATCTTCACCAGTGGGAGACActactgggaggtggaggtgggaaacAAGACGGAGTGGGAAGTGGGCATCTGCAAGGACTCGGTGAGCCGAAAGGGGAACCTCCCCAAGCCGCCCGGGGACCTGTTCTCACTGATCGGTTTAAAAATCGGAGACGATTACAGCCTCTGGGTCTCGTCCCCTCTGAAGGGTCAGCACGTCAGAGAGCCTGTGTGTAAGGTTGGTGTCTTCCTGGACTATGAGTCTGGACATATAGCATTCTACAACGGGACGGATGAGTCCCTCATCTACAGCTTCCCGCCGGCTTCTTTCCAAGAGGCTCTCAGGCCAATCTTTTCCCCCTGCCTCCCAAATGAGGGGACAAACACAGACCCTCTCACCATCTGCTCACTCAACAGCCACGTCTGA